AAGGCCGCAGCCACCGCCCTCGACTATCGCCCCAACGAACTCGCCCGCAGCATGACCACCGGACGCTCGGGAACCATCGGCGTCGTTGTCGGCGATATCGAAAACCCGTTCTTCAGCCTCGCCGTGCGCGGTATCACCGATGTCGCCCGTCTAGCAGGCTTCAACGTCATCCTGTCCAATTCAGGAGAGGACGTCGCCGCGGAGAAGGCCGCGATCCGCACGCTGGTCGCCAAGCGCGTCGATGGCATCATAGTCTCTCCGGCAAAGGAAGGCGATGTCGAACATCTGAAGGACATCGAACGCTCCGGCCGCCCGCTTGCCCTGCTGGATCGCTCAGCCCCTTCGCTGAACGTCGACACCGTTATTGCGGACGATATGCAGGCGGCGGAAGGCATAACCAGACTGCTGATCGGGCGCGGGCATCGCCGCATCGCCTACATCACCGCCTGCGACACCCCGGACCACGTCTTTCATTCGCTGGACGACATTTACACCGACTCCGTACGGCGGCGCATCGAGGGGCATCTCAGCGCCTGTCGCGAGGCGTCGCTGACCGGCATGGAGGAATGGGTGCGTGTCGGAGCCAACAGCCCCGAGGCAACACGCCGGATCGTTCTGAACACGCTGCAATCACCGGAACGGCCAAGCGCCATCATCGCCTCCGACAGCGTGATCGGCCTTGAAGTATTCAAGGTCGCGCGCGAACTGGGCCTCACCCTGCCGGACGACCTTTCACTGGTGTCCTTCCATGACGCCGACTGGACGTCCGTCACTTCGCCGCCGGTGACCGTGGTGCAGCAGCCCGTCTACCAGCTCGGAGAAGCCGCGGCGAAGCTGCTGGTGGAACGGCTGAACGGAGAAGTTGGCGAAGGCCGCAGGGTCGTGCTGCAGACACGGCTCATCGAACGCGCATCCGTCGGCGCGGCCCCCTCATCCGGTTCGTAACGAAAAATCCGGCCCGGCGGGAGAAAGCCGCATTCCGATCTATACTTACTATCGCGCGAGCGGCAGAACCACATGGAATTCGGCACCGCCCGCCTCGTTGTTACGGACGGTGATCTCGCCGTTATAATCCTGCACGATGGTGAACGTGATCCAGAGCCCAAGGCCCGTTCCCTCTCCGACATCTTTGGTGGTGAAGAAGGGCTCGAAAACCTTGTTCATCTCGGTTTCCGCAATACCCGGACCGTTGTCGCTGACCACGATCTCGACGGCATCCCCGCGCTGCCTTGTGGAGATGTCCACCCGCCCGTTCTGCCGGTCGGCAACGGCATCCAGCGCATTGGCGATCAGGTTGACCAGAACCTGATGGATTTGCCCCTCATGCGCATCGACGAAGAGGCTGGCATCACTGTCGATCGAGACTTCCACCATCGCATTCTTGGCGCGCACGGCAAGATGCGCGGAGTTCCGCAACACCCGGTCGAGATCGACGGCATGGCGCTCGCCCGTCTCGCTGAACGAGAGACGCCTGAGATTCTTGACGATCTCGCTCACCCGGTCGGCGCCCTCCAGAGTGCCTTCGAGAAGCGGCGCGATGTCGGAGAGAATGCTGTCGATCTTGAGACCACGCCTGAGGTCCGCGATCTCATCGTCTCCGGCATCCTGATGCACTGCATCGAGATAGGAGACGAGGTTCTTGCGATAACGGTCGAGCGTGTAGATGTTGGCGTAGACGAAGCTGATCGGGTTGTTGAGCTCATGAGCAACCCCGGCGACGAGCCGGCCGAGACTCGCCATCTTCTCCTGCTCGATGAGCTTGCGTTGCGCCGTCTGCAATTCGAGATGCGCCTGATGCAGCGCCTGATAGGCCTGCCTGAGTTCACTGATCGGCCGCCCGGTCAGCACCGCGCCAAGACGCCGTCGCCGGCCGTCGAAAAGGGCGGCGCAACGCATGGCAAGGCACTCTTCACGATCCGCAGCCGCCCTGAAATGCAGGTCACCTTCCAGAACGCGGCCTTCCTGCCCCGCACTCATCAGCCGTTCGGCTTCCTTGCGATCTGTCTCGATCACGTAATCGAAGATGCGGGTGCCGATCACCTTCGCCTCTTCCATGCCGACCAGAGTGAGAAATGCGGGATTGACCTTGTGGATCACGCCATCGCGACCGCAGGCAATGAGAATATCGGAAACGGAGGCAACGACACTCGAGATGAAGGTCTGCGCCTCCTCGAGTTCGGCATTCTTGCGCTCGAGATCAGTCTCGTTGCGCAGGAGTTCCGAATAGACTTCCTCCATGCGGTGAATGACGTCCACCCACATGGCTTCGCCTGAGCCATCAAGCGCAAAGACGCTGGGCAGCGAGACTTTTCCGGCGAGGTCTTCGCCGGCGGAACGGTCCGTCTTGTCAATCACTTTCGTCATCGCGATAACGCCTGAGGTCGTACCGCTCGATTTTGCTTCTTAGACCGACGCGTGACAAGCCTAGTTCCTCAGCGGTGCGGCTGATATTGCCGTCATGGCGTGCGAGGCTCGCCTCGATCGCCGCCTTCTCGACCTCCTCCACCATATCCTTGAGCAGCCGCAGACCGCCATCCGGGGCCGGTGCGACCGCCACCTCGCCATTGCGGATGGCAGGTGACAGAAGCTCCGGCGGCAGCGGTTCATTGCCATCGGAGAGCACGGTCATCCGCTGGATCTCGTTCTGCAGTTCGCGCACATTGCCCGGCCAGGAATAGGAGGTCATCAGGTCGAGCGTGCGCGGATGGAAGCCCGCGACCTGCCGGTTGAACGACTGGTTGATCTGGGTGAGAATCCGGCCGGCGATGGCGGGAATGTCCTCGATCCGGTCGCGAAGCGCCGGCATGTGGATCGGAAAGGCCGCGAGCCGGTAGTAGAGGTCACGACGGAAACGTCCGGCTGCAACCTCGGCTAGGAGATCGCGGTTGGTGGCCGAGATGACCCTGACATTGACCTTGCGCGGCCGCTGCGCGCCGAGCGGCCGGATTTCGCCTTCCTGCAATACGCGCAGCAGCTTCACCTGAAAGGCAGGCGAGGTCTCGCCGATTTCGTCGAGGAAGATCGTGCCGTTGTCGGCCAGTTCAAAAAGCCCGATGCGGTCCTGATAAGCGCCGGTATAGGCCCCCTTCTTGCAGCCGAAGAGTTCGCTTTCGAGAAGCTCGTCCGGCAGCGCGCCGCAGTTTTCCACCACGAACGTCTTGTCGGCGCGAGCGGATTCCTGATGGATGGCGCGCGCCAGCAGCTCCTTGCCGGTCCCCGATGCACCGGTAACGAGTACCGAAACGTCATAGCGCGCCGCCCGCCTTGCAAGCGCGATGGAGTTGACCAACGGGCTGTCAGCGCGATGGACGATCCGGTCGAAGCTGAAGGATTGCGCCTGATTGCGGCGGCGGTCGCTGATGACCTTCTGCAGTGCCTCGCTCGCCGGTTTCACCTCGATGCGCATGTCGGTGACTTCATGCTGCAGGCGCCAGAGATTGGCGCTCTCGCGCACGCAGGCGATCAGCTTGTCGGGGCTCCACGGCTTGGTGATGTATTGGTAGATGCCGGCATTGTTGACACCCTCGATGATGTCGCCGCTATCGGTATATCCCGAGATGATGATGCGGATCGTATCCGGCCATAGCTCCCGCACCCGCTTCAGGAAGTCGACACCGGATTCGCCGGGCATGCGCTGATCGCAGAGGATCACCTGCACCATCTCGCCTTCCAGCACCTCCTCCGCCTCCTTGGCGTTTCGGGCGCCGATCACCTCGAACTCGTCGGAAAGCACCCGCTGGATCGCCTCGATCGAGCGAACCTCGTCATCCACGACAAGGACGGTTGCGTGCGGGTTGGTCATGTCATGCTCCTCCTGCGGTCCGCGCCATTCCTCCCGGCACGGTGTATTGCGAGTGTCATCGGCGTGCGCGATTTCGGCGTCTTGCGGATGAAATTGTGCCGCGCCACGTGATAGCTCGGATCGAAACCATAAAAATTCCGCCGCATGCGCTGCAACTCCTCTGCGCGATAGGCGGAAAGCGGCTTGTCAGCCTCGTCACGAAGCCGGCGTTCACGCTTGGCGGCGATGCGGTCGGCAAGATTCGGCGATGCGGCGAGTTCGATTGCCGCCCGGCGAAGCTCCGCCACGGCGGATGAAACATCCGCAGGAAGGCGGTGTGTGACGAGACCAAGTTCCACTGCCTCGTCTATCCCCATCGGCAATCGGGCCTGCGTAACACGCCGGGCACGCTCCTCCCCGACGCGGGCTGGCAGCAGATAAGTCCAGTATTCGGAACCGTAGAGGTTCCCCATATCCTTGTAGTGCGGATTGAGGACTACGCCTTCGCGCATCCAGACCTCGTCGGCGGCAAGCGACAGGAAGACGCCGCCGGCACCGGCATTGCCGATCACCGCCGCGATCACCAGCCGGTCGTCCGAGACGATGATCTCCCGCACCAGATCGTTCATGGCATTGATATTGCGCCAGGATTCGTCCGCTGCACTTGCCGCGTTTTCGATCAGGCCGAGATGGATACCGTTCGACCAGCAATCGGCATCGCCCTGCAGAACGAGCACCGGCAAGGCCCTCGTCTTTGCGGTCGCGACCGCTTCGCGCAGCACCTCGCAATCCTCCGAGGACATCGCGCCATTGTAGAATCGGAAATCGAGAAACCCGACCCCACTCTCTTCGTGATAACGGCAGTTCTCCGGTCCCGCGATCACAGGCAGATCCCGCGCGCCTTCACCGAGCAATGCCAGCGCCGGCAGTTTGAAGCTGCCCACCTCCGCCTTGCGAAGATGGCCGATCCAGAGAGTACCCTGTCGGAACGCAACGGCCACGGCCTGCCGACAGCGCCCGACAAGCGAACCGGGCGCGCCAGAAAGGCCCGAAGCAAGACTGGCGTCAAAAACCAGAAACGCCTCCGAGCCCATCGTCAGCAAGGCACCGGGATCGCCATCCGAAGCACGGATGATACGAAGCGCTTCTTCCGCCGTCTGTGTGAAGGGATCGAGCATCCGGTCCGCCCTGCGACATGCGGGACGCTCACGCCCCTTGCCCCAGTTCGCCGGCATGACGGCACCCTCCTGCCGCTCCAGCCGGCCGATGGTTTCGAAGACACAGGCGACGGCGGCCTCCGTCACCTCATGCCGGTAGATGCTCGACTTGCGCGCAAGCCGCATCGGGAATTCCCGCCACGCCCAGACCGGGCCGGCATCCATTTCCTCGCGTGCTTCGATCAACGTCACACCCCAGCGCTCCTCGCCATCGAGAATTGCCCAGTCCAGTGCGCTCGGTCCCTTGTCGCCGCGAATACCGGGATGGACGATGAGACAGAGCGTTCGCCGCCAGACATCCGCCGGGATCGCCCGCTTCAGGAAAGGCGCGACGATGACATCAGGCGAAAACAGCGAGACCGCCTCGCGGGTGAGGTCGTCATGCACATCCAGCTCCACCGACACCTCATGCCCGGCCCGACGCAGATCGACATGCAGGCGCTGGGACAATGAATTGAAGCTATGGCAGAGAAGCAGGATGCGCATCGTTCAGCAGATCCGCGGCAGCTGCTCGCCGGACAACCAGTCGACGATCCGGCCGCCGCCGAAGCTGGTCGCCATCTGCACGAAGCAATGATCGTCAGCCACGGCATGGCCGATCAGTGCTGCTTCCGCCCCCAGGGGATGTGCCTGCATGGCGGCAAGCACAGCCTCGGCACCCTCCGGAGCGACGACCACCACGAGCTTGCCCTCGTTGGCGACGTTCAGCGGATCGAGCCCGAGAAACTCGCAGGCCGCAGCGACCTCGGGCTTCAGCGGGATGGCTTCCTCGTCGATATGGAAACCAAGCTTCGACTGATGGGCGATTTCGTTCAGCGTCGCGGCAATGCCTCCACGGGTGGGATCGCGCATCAGGCGGATATGCTGGCCGCCGGCCTCGACCATCGCGGCCACGAGGCCGTGCAACGCCGCGCTATCGGAAACGATGTCAGTATCGAATTCCAGGTTTTCGCGCTTCGACATCACGGCAACGCCATGGTCGCCGATCGAGCCGGAGACAATCACCGCATCTCCCGGCCGCGCCGCATCCGAACGCAGATCGAGGCCGGCCGGGACCATGCCGACGCCGGCGGTCGAGATGAAGACGCCATCGGCCTTGCCGCGCTCCACCACCTTGGTATCGCCGGTAATGATCGGAACCCCCGCTTCGCGCGAGGCAGCCCCCATGCTTTCGGCGATGCGCTCCAGATCGGCGAGCGGAAAGCCTTCCTCGATGATAAAGCTCGCGGAGAGATAAAGCGGTACCGCGCCGGCCATGGCGATGTCGTTGATCGTGCCATGCACGGCAAGCGTACCGATGTTGCCGCCCGGAAAGAACAGCGGCGAGACGACATAGCCATCAGTGGTCATCACCATGCGGCCGCCGGGTACGCTGAAGGCCGACTGGTCGTTTCCGGCACGCAGCCATTCGTTGTCGAAGGCCTTGTGAAAGATGCCCTCGATCAGCTGCCCCATCGCCCGGCCGCCCGCGCCATGCGAAAGATCCACCCGGCCATTGGTAATGTCGAGCTTACGTTTATAGGCCTTGATCGCCACATTCATGCCACTGCCCTCCCCTCATCCTGCGTGCGCGCCTTCTCCCGGAAGCGCCCATAGGTCCAGTGTGCGGCGCAGGCTCCTTCCGAAGACACCATGCAGGATCCCATCGGCGTATCCGGCGTGCAGACCGTGCCGAACAGCTTGCAGTCCGCCGGCTTCTTCACCCCGCGCAGGATCGCTCCGCATTCGCAGGCGGGATTGTCCTTGGCTGCAGGCGTCACCATCGAGAACCGCTTCTCGGCATCGTATTGGGCATATTCCGGCCTGAGACGCAACGCGCCATAGGGCACTTCGCCGAGGCCACGCCATTCGAAGCTTTCGCGCAGTTCGAAGAACCTCGCCACCTCGTTCTGCGCCTTCTCGTTGCCGAGCGCCGTGACCGCGCGGATATACTGGTTTTCCACCTCGTGCCGGCCGTCATTGACCTGATGCACCAGCATCAGAACAGCCTGGATGACGTCGAGCGGTTCGAAGCCCGCGACCACCACCGGCTTCTGGAATTCCTCGGCGAAAAACTCGTAAGGCTCGGTGCCGATCACGGTGCTCACATGGGCGGGACCGATGAAACCGTCAATCTTGATCGTACCGAGCTTGCGCACATCGGGGCTTTCCAGAATGTTCTGGATCGCCGCCGGCGTCAGCACGTGGTTGCAGAAGATCGAGAAGTTGGGAAGCTGCCTGGCAATCGCGGCCCGAAGCGCGAGAGCCGTAGGCGGCGTCGTGGTCTCGAAACCGATGGCGAAGAACACGACTTCCCGGTTGGGCTCGGCTTCCGCGATCTTCAGCGCATCGAGGGTGGAATAGACCATGCGGATATCCGCACCCGCCGCCTTCGCCTTCAACAGGCTGGAGCCGTTCGACCCCGGCACGCGCATCAGGTCGCCATAGGTGCAGAGCGTGATTTCCGGGCGCATGGCAAGCGCGATCGCCGCATCGATGCGACCGATCGGCAGCACGCAGACGGGACAGCCCGGCCCATGGATCATCCGCACATTGGCAGGCAGCAGGTCTTCGAGACCGTAGCGGGAGATCGCATGGGTATGCCCTCCGCAAAACTCCATAAAATAGTAGGAGCGCGCCGGGTCCACGGCCGCAGCGATCTGCCGGGCGATATCCTTGGCGAGCCTGCCGTCGCGATATTCGTCGATGTACTTCATGCTGCATCTCCCAGAACCGTATCTCCCATCGCTGCTTCGCGCAGGAGCGCCAGCGTCCTCTCCGCCTCCTCGGGGTCGATCTTCGCCAGCGCGTAGCCGACATGCAGCACCAGATAGTCGCCGGGTTTCACATCGTCGACGAGCGCGATGGACACGATCTTCGTAACGCCGTCGAGCGTCACCTTCGCCATGTCATCGGGCAGGATTTCCTTGACCTGAACGGGTATCGCTAGGCACATGTCCGGCCTCCTTCCAATTTCATCTGTTCGTTCATGATGACCTGTCGCGCATAGGCCGCCTGACCGAGCGCTATGCCGCCGTCATTGGCGGGCGCAAGGCGTGGCAGGTATGGCTCGAGGCCGTGATTTCGAAGAGCAAGCGCAAGCCCGCTTGCGAGAATGCGGTTCATCATGCACCCGCCACCAAGCGCGACCTGCCGGATGCCCAGACGGTTCGCGCCAAGGGCAACCCATTCCGCGAGACCTGCGATCAGCGTGCCATGGAAGAGATCGGCAGCCTCGGTCTGGCCGGTGCGCCGCTCTACCAGATGCAGCATGAGCGGGCGAAAATCGAGGATACCGTCGCGGATGGCATAACCACCCTCAAGCGGCCGCGGTTCGCGAACCAGCGCCTCGAACTCCATAGCAGCCTGCCCTTCGTAGCTCTGGACGAGCCGCACGCCCGAAAGTGCCGCGGCAGCGTCGAAGAGACGGCCAAGGCTCGTCGTTTGAGGCGGCTGCATGCCGCGAGCAAACATCGAGATCAGCTGTGAAACACCGGAATGTTCAGGCCAGAGTTTACTCGCCAGATCACCACGCCCGGCTGCAACAAGAGCAGAGACGCCCATCCGCCATGGCTCACGCGCCGCCTTGTCTCCGCCCGGCAGAGACAAGGGCGAAAGCGATCCCGCACGATCCCATCTGACACCATCGACCACCAGCATCTCGCCACCCCAGGCCGCGCCGTCGGTGCCGAAACCATGGCCATCCAGCGCAAGGCCAACAACCGGACCCGCAAGACGATGTTCGGCGGTGACGGCAGCGACATGGGCCAGATGGTGCTGGACCGGGATCACCGGCAGGCCG
The window above is part of the Rhizobium sp. ACO-34A genome. Proteins encoded here:
- a CDS encoding LacI family transcriptional regulator → MEQSPARSSSVTVADVAREAGVSKATAARVLGGYGTVSAKVREAVKAAATALDYRPNELARSMTTGRSGTIGVVVGDIENPFFSLAVRGITDVARLAGFNVILSNSGEDVAAEKAAIRTLVAKRVDGIIVSPAKEGDVEHLKDIERSGRPLALLDRSAPSLNVDTVIADDMQAAEGITRLLIGRGHRRIAYITACDTPDHVFHSLDDIYTDSVRRRIEGHLSACREASLTGMEEWVRVGANSPEATRRIVLNTLQSPERPSAIIASDSVIGLEVFKVARELGLTLPDDLSLVSFHDADWTSVTSPPVTVVQQPVYQLGEAAAKLLVERLNGEVGEGRRVVLQTRLIERASVGAAPSSGS
- a CDS encoding PAS domain-containing sensor histidine kinase: MTKVIDKTDRSAGEDLAGKVSLPSVFALDGSGEAMWVDVIHRMEEVYSELLRNETDLERKNAELEEAQTFISSVVASVSDILIACGRDGVIHKVNPAFLTLVGMEEAKVIGTRIFDYVIETDRKEAERLMSAGQEGRVLEGDLHFRAAADREECLAMRCAALFDGRRRRLGAVLTGRPISELRQAYQALHQAHLELQTAQRKLIEQEKMASLGRLVAGVAHELNNPISFVYANIYTLDRYRKNLVSYLDAVHQDAGDDEIADLRRGLKIDSILSDIAPLLEGTLEGADRVSEIVKNLRRLSFSETGERHAVDLDRVLRNSAHLAVRAKNAMVEVSIDSDASLFVDAHEGQIHQVLVNLIANALDAVADRQNGRVDISTRQRGDAVEIVVSDNGPGIAETEMNKVFEPFFTTKDVGEGTGLGLWITFTIVQDYNGEITVRNNEAGGAEFHVVLPLAR
- a CDS encoding sigma-54-dependent Fis family transcriptional regulator gives rise to the protein MTNPHATVLVVDDEVRSIEAIQRVLSDEFEVIGARNAKEAEEVLEGEMVQVILCDQRMPGESGVDFLKRVRELWPDTIRIIISGYTDSGDIIEGVNNAGIYQYITKPWSPDKLIACVRESANLWRLQHEVTDMRIEVKPASEALQKVISDRRRNQAQSFSFDRIVHRADSPLVNSIALARRAARYDVSVLVTGASGTGKELLARAIHQESARADKTFVVENCGALPDELLESELFGCKKGAYTGAYQDRIGLFELADNGTIFLDEIGETSPAFQVKLLRVLQEGEIRPLGAQRPRKVNVRVISATNRDLLAEVAAGRFRRDLYYRLAAFPIHMPALRDRIEDIPAIAGRILTQINQSFNRQVAGFHPRTLDLMTSYSWPGNVRELQNEIQRMTVLSDGNEPLPPELLSPAIRNGEVAVAPAPDGGLRLLKDMVEEVEKAAIEASLARHDGNISRTAEELGLSRVGLRSKIERYDLRRYRDDESD
- a CDS encoding hydrogenase maturation protein; translated protein: MRILLLCHSFNSLSQRLHVDLRRAGHEVSVELDVHDDLTREAVSLFSPDVIVAPFLKRAIPADVWRRTLCLIVHPGIRGDKGPSALDWAILDGEERWGVTLIEAREEMDAGPVWAWREFPMRLARKSSIYRHEVTEAAVACVFETIGRLERQEGAVMPANWGKGRERPACRRADRMLDPFTQTAEEALRIIRASDGDPGALLTMGSEAFLVFDASLASGLSGAPGSLVGRCRQAVAVAFRQGTLWIGHLRKAEVGSFKLPALALLGEGARDLPVIAGPENCRYHEESGVGFLDFRFYNGAMSSEDCEVLREAVATAKTRALPVLVLQGDADCWSNGIHLGLIENAASAADESWRNINAMNDLVREIIVSDDRLVIAAVIGNAGAGGVFLSLAADEVWMREGVVLNPHYKDMGNLYGSEYWTYLLPARVGEERARRVTQARLPMGIDEAVELGLVTHRLPADVSSAVAELRRAAIELAASPNLADRIAAKRERRLRDEADKPLSAYRAEELQRMRRNFYGFDPSYHVARHNFIRKTPKSRTPMTLAIHRAGRNGADRRRSMT
- a CDS encoding hydrogenase expression/formation protein HypE, translating into MNVAIKAYKRKLDITNGRVDLSHGAGGRAMGQLIEGIFHKAFDNEWLRAGNDQSAFSVPGGRMVMTTDGYVVSPLFFPGGNIGTLAVHGTINDIAMAGAVPLYLSASFIIEEGFPLADLERIAESMGAASREAGVPIITGDTKVVERGKADGVFISTAGVGMVPAGLDLRSDAARPGDAVIVSGSIGDHGVAVMSKRENLEFDTDIVSDSAALHGLVAAMVEAGGQHIRLMRDPTRGGIAATLNEIAHQSKLGFHIDEEAIPLKPEVAAACEFLGLDPLNVANEGKLVVVVAPEGAEAVLAAMQAHPLGAEAALIGHAVADDHCFVQMATSFGGGRIVDWLSGEQLPRIC
- a CDS encoding hydrogenase formation protein HypD, giving the protein MKYIDEYRDGRLAKDIARQIAAAVDPARSYYFMEFCGGHTHAISRYGLEDLLPANVRMIHGPGCPVCVLPIGRIDAAIALAMRPEITLCTYGDLMRVPGSNGSSLLKAKAAGADIRMVYSTLDALKIAEAEPNREVVFFAIGFETTTPPTALALRAAIARQLPNFSIFCNHVLTPAAIQNILESPDVRKLGTIKIDGFIGPAHVSTVIGTEPYEFFAEEFQKPVVVAGFEPLDVIQAVLMLVHQVNDGRHEVENQYIRAVTALGNEKAQNEVARFFELRESFEWRGLGEVPYGALRLRPEYAQYDAEKRFSMVTPAAKDNPACECGAILRGVKKPADCKLFGTVCTPDTPMGSCMVSSEGACAAHWTYGRFREKARTQDEGRAVA
- a CDS encoding hydrogenase assembly protein HupF, coding for MCLAIPVQVKEILPDDMAKVTLDGVTKIVSIALVDDVKPGDYLVLHVGYALAKIDPEEAERTLALLREAAMGDTVLGDAA